Proteins encoded in a region of the Takifugu flavidus isolate HTHZ2018 chromosome 10, ASM371156v2, whole genome shotgun sequence genome:
- the nod1 gene encoding nucleotide-binding oligomerization domain-containing protein 1, producing MSQTGEAKMSYVDLLTVHRELLVSTLKSVQCLLDNLSACGFFCEEDVDIVQQTVTRTEKVRKILEVVQCKGEQACEYFLKIIFTVRDAYIDLQPWLKDINYVPSCEVTPMPVVNTDPISRYCEKLRDDMIRDTSFIMSYGQREEAHLEELYTDTLMELLNDSNERLGFLESLDHLLGDHGVFNPHGETIYVMGDAGVGKSLLLQKLQNLWSKKELQTDAIFFFKFRCRMFNCFKDKEQISLRELLFKYNCYPDHDPDNEVFDYILRFPEKVIFTFDGYDEVQEDADQMNAPEVASPEDKAYPLQLLMGLLCGKLLKGSQKVVTARTGIDFRQRVVRKKVALRGFSPAHLKTYISLHFKEQEHRELVSVQLDASPHLWSLCSTPLFCWITFKSFRHLHNVHDSFHLPDTCVTLTGMFLMLSEVFLSHAASSTPSLLKNNARCTSETFRCGLRTLTAFAKLAIQGVERDGFIFSQEEVSGCGLTEEELSLGFLRAAGSCDGSPMFEFLHATLQSFLAAFALVLNEEAPPSSILRFFTESRRRASSCQPFRCCIQDSSKVITKASSSANEHLQFTNLFLCGLLAKANMGLIDLLASPNILKKKRSMLKSYLSASVRSHLQDVPQYKSSEGSKIHGLSRLLWLLRCIFETGSKEIAQRTARGIPAGLLKLAYLNMFSSDCTAVSFVLQHQPKLYGLDMDNNNIGDYGVKQLRPMFSKLTILRLSVNNLYDGSVEVLAEEICKYKVIQTLGLYSNHLTDVGAELVARVIEECPKLQVVKIGKNNITHVGGRRLAAAIQKSTSIFDVGMWGNCIGDEGAEAFSEALKNHPSLTNLSLSVNGITSRGGRCLAEALQHNSVLRIFWLVQNEFTDEVAPHLAELIRANTGLSHLWLISNRLTVEGIGQLAEALGHNTTLKEICVKGNQVSGEEEKLFATEKRLFFH from the exons ATGAGTCAGACAGGAGAAGCCAAGATGTCCTATGTGGACCTCCTCACCGTccacagagagctgctggtgtccaCACTGAAGAGCGTCCAGTGTCTCCTGGACAACCTGTCAGCCTGTGGTTTCTTCTGTGAGGAAGATGTTGATATTGTGCAGCAGACCGTCACCAGGACGGAAAAG GTACGGAAAATCTTGGAGGTCGTCCAGTGCAAGGGGGAGCAAGCCTGTGAGTACTTCCTTAAAATCATCTTCACGGTCCGTGACGCCTACATAGACCTCCAGCCATGGCTGAAAGACATCAACTACGTCCCGAGCTGCGAGGTAACACCGATGCCAGTGGTTAACACGGATCCCA TCAGCAGATACTGTGAGAAGCTGAGGGACGATATGATCCGAGACACCAGCTTCATCATGTCCTACGGTCAGAGAGAGGAGGCCCATCTGGAGGAGCTCTACACCGACACACTGATGGAGCTCCTGAATGACTCTAACGAACGTCTCGGGTTCTTGGAGAGCCTGGACCATCTCCTCGGAGACCACGGAGTCTTTAATCCCCATGGTGAAACCATCTACGTTATGGGAGACGCCGGTGTGGGAAAGTCCCTCCTGCTACAGAAACTCCAGAATCTCTGGTCCAAGAAAGAGCTGCAGACGGACGCCATCTTCTTCTTCAAGTTCCGCTGCAGGATGTTCAACTGTTTCAAGGACAAAGAACAGATCTCCCTCAGAGAACTTTTGTTCAAATACAACTGCTACCCGGACCACGACCCAGACAACGAGGTGTTTGATTACATCCTACGTTTCCCTGAGAAGgtgatttttacatttgatgGCTATGATGAGGTTCAGGAGGACGCAGACCAGATGAACGCACCTGAAGTGGCGTCCCCAGAAGACAAGGCCTACCCCCTCCAGCTGCTCATGGGTTTGCTTTGTGGGAAACTGCTGAAGGGCTCTCAGAAGGTGGTGACGGCCCGCACCGGCATCGACTTCCGTCAGCGTGTGGTCAGAAAGAAGGTGGCTCTGCGGGGGTTCTCCCCTGCTCATCTGAAGACCTACATCAGCTTACACTTCAAGGAGCAGGAACACAGGGAGCTGGTGTCGGTCCAGCTGGACGCGAGCCCTCACCTGTGGAGCCTCTGCTCCACCCCGCtcttctgctggatcacattcAAGAGCTTCCGTCACCTGCACAACGTGCACGACAGTTTTCACCTCCCTGACACCTGCGTCACGCTCACTGGCATGTTCCTCATGCTCTCCGAGGTGTTCCTCAGCCACGCGGCCTCGTCCACACCATCCCTGCTGAAAAATAACGCCCGCTGCACTTCGGAGACGTTTCGATGTGGCCTCAGGACGCTAACGGCTTTTGCTAAACTGGCCATTCAAGGAGTCGAGAGAGACGGCTTCATTTTTAGCCAGGAGGAGGTCAGTGGGTGTGGCCTGACGGAGGAGGAACTTTCCCTGGGGTTTCTCAGAGCTGCCGGCAGCTGCGACGGCAGTCCTATGTTTGAATTTCTGCACGCCACTCTCCAGTCCTTTCTGGCGGCGTTTGCGCTGGTGTTGAATGAAGAGGCTCCTCCCAGTTCCATCCTGAGGTTCTttacagagagcaggaggagagcctCCTCCTGTCAGCCTTTTCGCTGCTGCATTCAGGACTCCTCAAAGGTCATAACGAAGGCGTCCTCATCAGCCAACGAGCACCTTCAGTTCACTAACCTGTTCCTGTGTGGGCTCCTGGCCAAAGCTAACATGGGTCTCATAGACCTTCTCGCATCTCCCAATATACTGAAAAAGAAACGTAGCATGCTGAAGTCCTACCTGTCGGCCAGCGTGAGGTCCCACCTCCAGGATGTGCCTCAGTACAAGAGCAGCGAGGGCAGTAAAATCCACGGCCTGTCCCGCCTCCTGTGGCTGCTCAGGTGCATCTTTGAGACGGGGAGCAAAGAGATCGCTCAGAGGACGGCGAGGGGCATCCCCGCTGGATTACTCAAGCTGGCCTACCTGAACATGTTCTCCAGCGACTGCACGGCCGTCAGCTTTGTGCTGCAGCACCAACCGAAGCTCTACGGGCTGGACAtggacaacaacaacatcgGCGACTATGGCGTGAAGCAGCTGAGGCCGATGTTCTCCAAACTAACCATCCTGAG GTTGTCTGTCAATAATCTGTACGACGGCAGCGTCGAGGTTCTTGCTGAGGAGATATGTAAATACAAAGTTATCCAGACTTTGGG GCTTTACAGCAATCACCTCACAGACGTCGGAGCCGAACTGGTCGCTCGGGTCATCGAAGAGTGCCCCAAACTGCAGGTTGTCAA GATCGGCAAAAATAATATCACTCATGTTGGCGGGAGACGTTTGGCCGCCGCCATTCAGAAGAGCACGTCCATATTTGATGTGGG GATGTGGGGGAACTGCATCGGCGACGAGGGAGCTGAAGCCTTTTCAGAAGCTTTGAAGAACCACCCGAGTCTAACGAACCTCAG cctctcggTCAATGGGATCACGTCTCGAGGTGGCAGATGTCTGGCTGAAGCTCTGCAACACAACAGTGTGCTCAGGATATTCTG gttagtCCAGAATGAGTTTACTGATGAAGTCGCTCCACACTTGGCGGAACTGATCCGAGCTAACACGGGTTTAAGCCACCTCTG GTTGATCAGCAACCGTTTAACTGTTGAGGGCATCGGGCAGCTCGCCGAAGCACTGGGACACAACACGACGCTTAAAGAGATTTG TGTGAAGGGAAACCAAGtctctggagaggaggagaaactgtTCGCTACAgagaaaaggttgtttttccaCTAA